Part of the Pseudarthrobacter sp. L1SW genome, CCCGCTACGAGCTGGAAAAACGCGGCGCCGTGCTGATTTTTACCGCCCGCTACATCCCGTGGGGCCGGGTGGCCGTCAACTACGTTGCCGGGAGTACGGGCTTCGCCCACCGCCGTTTCTTCCTGCTGGACGCCTTCGCCTGCATCACCTGGGTGGGCTACTCGATCGGCATCGGCCTGCTGGCCAGTTCCTTCCCCTGGCTCCACCACAACCCGCTGCTCAGCGCGGGCATAGCAGTGGTGTTCGCCATCGTGCTCGGAATCGTCATTGACCACGTCCTGCGCTGGTGGCACAAGCACCTGGCCCGGAACGACGCCGAAGAGGTTGATGAGTGGCTTGACGGCGGTCCTTCCGGCGCCCGGGACCCGGCCAACGGCAGCTCCGCCATCCTCGCTCCCGCGGCCCGGGACGGCAAACCTGCCGCGAATTAGCGGCTGGCTTTGAACTCCTGCCCACCCTAAGGTGGGAACGTGACTGAGCCCATTGTTGACGCTGCCCCTGCCATCGATTTCGACCTGAAGAACCTGCCCAAGGTCTCCCTCCACGACCACCTGGACGGAGGACTGCGTCCGGCCACCATCATCGAGCTGGCCGAAGCCGTTGGCCACACGCTTCCTTCCACCGATCCCGTGGCGCTGGGCGAATGGTTCCGGGAGTCCGCAAACTCCGGTTCGCTGGTCCGCTACCTCGAAACGTTTGACCACACGGTGGCCGTCATGCAGACCCACGAAGGCCTGTACCGGGTGGCCAAGGAGTTCGTAGAGGACCTCGCCGACGACGGCGTGGTGTACGGAGAAGTGCGGTGGGCCCCTGAGCAGCACCTCCAGAAGGGCCTCACGCTGGACCAGGCCGTGGAGGCGGTGCAGGAAGGGCTTGAAGCAGGCGTCGAAGCCGTAGGGGAGAGCGGACGCGAGATCCAGGTGGGCCAGCTCATCACCGCAATGCGCCACGCAGACCGCGGCCAGGAAATCGCCGAGCTCGCCGTCCGCCACCGCAACAAGGGCGCCGTCGGCTTCGACATCGCCGGAGCCGAGGACGGCTTCCTGCCCTCCCGCTTCCGGGACGCCTTCACCTACCTGGCGCAGCAGAACTTCCCGGCCACCGTGCACGCCGGCGAGGCAGCAGGGCTGGAAAGCATCCAGTCCGCCCTGGTGGACGGCCGCGCCCTGCGACTCGGCCACGGCGTCCGGCTTGCCGAGGACATCATGGTGGAGTTCGACGACGACGCAGAGGAGACGATCGGCCTGGTCACCCTGGGCGACCTCTCCAGCTGGATCCGCGACCGCGGCATCGCCCTGGAAATCTGCCCCTCCTCCAACCTCCAGACGGGTGCGATCGCCGGATTCGGCGAGGGCATCGAAAGCCACCCCCTGGACATGCTCTACCAGCTGGGCTTCAACGTCACCATCAACACCGACAACCGGCTGATGAGCGGCGTCACCCTGACGGACGAGTTTGAACTGCTGGTGGAAACCTTCGACTACGACCTCGATGACCTGCTGGAGCTGACCCTCAACGCAGCGGAAGCTGCCTTCCTGCCGCTCGAGGAGAAGGAAGCGCTGGTGGAGTACATCAACGACACCTACGCGAACCTTGGCTGAAACACCCGCGGAGAGACTGGTGACGGTCATAGCGCAACTTCGCGAGCACTGCCCCTGGATGGGTGCCCTGACCCATGCTTCCCTGGTGGAATACCTGCTGGAAGAAGCGTTCGAGGTGGCAGAGACCATCGAGGC contains:
- a CDS encoding adenosine deaminase: MTEPIVDAAPAIDFDLKNLPKVSLHDHLDGGLRPATIIELAEAVGHTLPSTDPVALGEWFRESANSGSLVRYLETFDHTVAVMQTHEGLYRVAKEFVEDLADDGVVYGEVRWAPEQHLQKGLTLDQAVEAVQEGLEAGVEAVGESGREIQVGQLITAMRHADRGQEIAELAVRHRNKGAVGFDIAGAEDGFLPSRFRDAFTYLAQQNFPATVHAGEAAGLESIQSALVDGRALRLGHGVRLAEDIMVEFDDDAEETIGLVTLGDLSSWIRDRGIALEICPSSNLQTGAIAGFGEGIESHPLDMLYQLGFNVTINTDNRLMSGVTLTDEFELLVETFDYDLDDLLELTLNAAEAAFLPLEEKEALVEYINDTYANLG
- a CDS encoding DedA family protein; amino-acid sequence: MEFINEAVLHAAGQWWIYPILLVFFFVDGFAMVVPSETLIVALAAFSRHSGEPNLWILGLTALVGAIAGDNMAFMLGRRIGLDRWKWMRRPKVQKAFGWARYELEKRGAVLIFTARYIPWGRVAVNYVAGSTGFAHRRFFLLDAFACITWVGYSIGIGLLASSFPWLHHNPLLSAGIAVVFAIVLGIVIDHVLRWWHKHLARNDAEEVDEWLDGGPSGARDPANGSSAILAPAARDGKPAAN